One region of Fragaria vesca subsp. vesca linkage group LG4, FraVesHawaii_1.0, whole genome shotgun sequence genomic DNA includes:
- the LOC101304563 gene encoding folate-biopterin transporter 1, chloroplastic-like, protein MISNKEGEVNMSSPSKTASHKNKHGVSYAKFFGVDLSPDNVAVAMVYFVQGVLGLARLAVSFYMKDDLHLDPAETAVISGFSALPWLIKPVYGFISDSVPLFGYRRRSYLILSGLLGALSWSLMATVVDDKYTIAFCILLGSLSVAFSDVVVDSMVVERARGESQSMSGSLQSLCWGSSAFGGIVSSYFSGSLVDAYGVRFVFGVTALLPLMTSAVALLVNEQPTLGLAKGSNFPLAGHNIVQSWKQSAIQLWGAVKHPNVFFPTLFIFLWQATPHSESAMFYFTTNKLHFTPEFLGRVKLVTSVASLLGVGLYNGFLKNVPLRKIFLVTTVFGSAIGMTQVILVTGLNQKFGISDEWFAIGDSLIITVLGQASFMPVLVLAARLCPEGVEATLFATLMSISNAGSVLGGLMGAGLTQLLGVTKDSFDNLAFLIILCNLSSLLPLPLLCLLPQDRLDANPEQSEDIEMKSN, encoded by the exons ATGATAAGTAATAAGGAGGGAGAGGTAAACATGTCATCTCCAAGCAAAACAGCTTCTCACAAGAACAAGCATGGGGTGAGCTATGCCAAATTCTTCGGGGTTGATTTGTCGCCTGATAATGTGGCTGTTGCCATGGTGTATTTTGTTCAAGGCGTTTTAGGCCTCGCGAGGCTTGCGGTCAGTTTTTATATGAAGGACGATTTGCATTTGGACCCTGCTGAG ACAGCTGTAATATCCGGATTTTCTGCATTACCATGGCTCATTAAACCTGTGTATGGGTTTATCAG TGATTCTGTCCCGCTGTTTGGATACCGAAGAAGGTCCTACTTGATTTTATCTGGACTACTTGGTGCCCTGTCATGGAGCTTGATGGCTACTGTAGTTGATGACAAGTATACCATTGCATTTTGCATACTTCTTGGATCTCTTTCTGTTGCCTTCTCGGATGTA GTTGTAGATTCCATGGTTGTGGAAAGGGCTCGTGGTGAGTCACAAAGCATGTCAGGTTCTCTTCAATCTTTGTGTTGGGGATCTTCAGCTTTTGGTGGAATAGTGAGTTCGTACTTTAGTGGCTCATTGGTGGATGCTTATGGTGTGAG GTTTGTTTTTGGTGTCACGGCTTTGCTACCCCTTATGACATCTGCAGTTGCTCTTCTTGTAAATGAGCAGCCTACACTTGGTCTGGCAAAAGGGTCAAATTTTCCTTTGGCAGGTCATAACATTGTCCAAAGCTGGAAACAGAGTGCAATTCAGTTATGGGGTGCCGTCAAGCATCCCAATGTGTTCTTTCCCACGTTATTTATTTTCTTGTGGCAGGCAACTCCCCATTCAGAGTCGGCCATGTTTTACTTCAC CACAAATAAACTTCATTTTACCCCAGAATTTCTAGGACGTGTCAAGCTTGTTACCTCAGTAGCATCACTGCTCGGTGTTGGACTGTATAATGGATTTTTAAAAAATGTTCCATTGCGGAAGATCTTTCTTGTAACAACTGTTTTTGGTTCAGCCATTGGGATGACTCAG GTTATCCTTGTTACTGGATTAAATCAGAAATTTGGTATAAGTGATGAGTGGTTTGCAATTGGGGATTCTTTGATTATTACAGTTCTTGGTCAG GCTTCTTTCATGCCCGTTCTTGTGCTGGCTGCTAGATTGTGCCCAGAGGGAGTGGAAGCAACACTGTTTGCAACCCTCATGTCCATTTCAAATGCAGGAAGTGTCCTTGGGGGGCTGATGGGTGCTGGTCTGACACAGCTTCTTGGTGTAACCAAAGACAGTTTTGATAACTTGGCCTTTTTGATCATCCTGTGCAATCTCAGCTCACTGTTGCCTTTACCACTCCTTTGCCTACTTCCACAGGATCGTCTTGATGCCAATCCAGAGCAGAGTGAAGACATTGAGATGAAGTCTAATTGA
- the LOC101294554 gene encoding HMG-Y-related protein A-like has product MKQSGELTFVKNNYMKPDPNAPPKRGRGRPPKPKVPGAEEAAAVVSSPPRPRGRPPKALIVQSSTSGGGSGRPRGRPPKKAKTAPANAPAARTSGGGSGAPRGRGRPPKVKPSVAPVHGLLSSH; this is encoded by the coding sequence ATGAAGCAGAGCGGCGAGCTCACTTTTGTGAAGAACAACTACATGAAGCCTGACCCCAACGCGCCGCCCAAGCGCGGCCGTGGCCGTCCTCCCAAGCCGAAGGTCCCGGGGGCTGAAGAAGCTGCTGCTGTGGTTTCCTCGCCTCCGAGGCCACGTGGCAGGCCTCCCAAGGCTCTGATTGTCCAGAGCTCGACCTCGGGAGGAGGGTCAGGCAGGCCACGTGGTCGTCCTCCGAAGAAGGCCAAGACTGCTCCGGCTAACGCTCCTGCTGCTCGGACGAGTGGTGGTGGTAGTGGTGCTCCTAGAGGGAGAGGTAGGCCACCGAAAGTGAAGCCCTCCGTGGCTCCGGTGCATGGGTTGCTGAGCTCACACTGA